One Thomasclavelia spiroformis DSM 1552 DNA window includes the following coding sequences:
- a CDS encoding metallophosphoesterase, translating to MRKKARIIKFLIFIIIIIIGSFGYYHARYIAPNDYKIKRTTINNKQLPKEFEDFEIAFISDINLKNTNDLDRLDNIISTLNKQQVEMVIFGGDLFDSNPFDNDEVINLLSKIKSSYGKFAVLGEKDLASLNDVSVILNEGGFEILHNEYRPIYYNNAVIGLFGLESSGNVAGLINENNQDVYKLVAVHEPDYFDETSESDIALQLSGHTMGGYIYLPGIEGLLKKIYNVNYVHGYHKKNNSQLIISNGLSLENNVNFRLFCPNQIDIICLKR from the coding sequence ATGAGAAAAAAAGCAAGAATAATTAAGTTTCTTATATTCATAATTATCATCATAATCGGTAGTTTTGGTTACTATCACGCAAGATATATCGCTCCTAATGATTATAAAATCAAAAGAACTACAATTAACAATAAACAATTACCGAAAGAATTTGAAGATTTTGAAATTGCTTTTATTAGTGATATTAATCTTAAAAATACAAATGATCTCGATAGATTAGATAATATTATTTCAACATTAAATAAACAACAAGTTGAAATGGTAATTTTTGGTGGTGATTTATTCGATAGTAATCCTTTTGATAATGATGAAGTTATTAATTTATTATCTAAAATAAAATCTTCGTATGGAAAATTTGCAGTATTAGGTGAAAAGGATTTAGCTTCATTAAATGATGTTTCGGTCATTTTAAATGAAGGTGGTTTTGAAATATTACACAATGAATATCGTCCTATTTATTATAATAACGCTGTAATTGGATTATTTGGTTTAGAGAGTTCAGGAAATGTTGCTGGGTTAATTAATGAAAATAATCAAGATGTATATAAATTAGTTGCTGTTCATGAACCTGATTATTTTGATGAGACAAGTGAAAGTGATATTGCTTTACAGCTATCAGGTCATACCATGGGAGGATATATTTATTTGCCAGGAATTGAAGGGTTGTTAAAAAAGATCTATAACGTTAATTATGTTCATGGTTATCATAAAAAAAATAATAGTCAGTTGATTATTTCTAATGGTTTATCTTTAGAAAACAATGTTAATTTCCGATTATTTTGTCCTAATCAAATTGATATTATTTGTTTAAAAAGATAA
- a CDS encoding ABC transporter ATP-binding protein, translating to MLKIENLTKTYGHKKAVDDLSLHIESGNIYGFIGHNGAGKTTTLKAIVGIMNFDSGDILIDGKSIKKDALACKKIMAYIPDNPDLYEYLTGIKYLNFICDVYGVDQEKRTERIKKYSDMFELSDSLGEVISAYSHGMKQKLAIIAALVHEPKLIIMDEPFVGLDPKATHLLKQLMRQMCDQGAAIFFSTHVLEVAEKLCDKIAIIKAGKLIVSGNTQDVIGDESLEDVFLELEDDHA from the coding sequence ATGTTAAAAATTGAAAATCTTACCAAAACATATGGTCATAAAAAAGCTGTAGATGATTTATCATTGCATATTGAAAGTGGTAATATTTATGGTTTTATTGGACATAATGGAGCTGGTAAAACAACTACATTAAAAGCAATTGTGGGAATTATGAATTTTGATTCAGGAGATATTCTTATTGATGGAAAATCAATCAAAAAAGATGCTTTAGCTTGTAAAAAGATTATGGCATATATTCCTGATAATCCTGATTTATATGAATATTTAACGGGAATTAAATATTTAAATTTTATTTGTGATGTTTATGGAGTTGATCAAGAAAAAAGAACGGAAAGAATTAAAAAATATAGTGATATGTTTGAATTGAGTGATTCTTTAGGAGAGGTTATTAGTGCTTATTCTCATGGGATGAAACAAAAACTTGCAATTATTGCAGCTTTAGTTCATGAACCAAAGTTAATTATTATGGATGAACCATTTGTAGGTTTGGATCCTAAAGCTACACATTTATTAAAACAATTGATGCGTCAAATGTGTGATCAAGGAGCAGCTATCTTTTTTTCAACTCATGTTTTAGAAGTTGCTGAAAAGTTATGTGATAAAATTGCAATTATTAAAGCAGGAAAATTAATTGTAAGTGGAAATACTCAAGATGTTATTGGTGATGAATCATTAGAAGATGTATTTTTAGAGTTGGAGGATGACCATGCTTAA
- the rnjA gene encoding ribonuclease J1: MEKKPNTNNRKSGKTNQRNTSKSKTTTSRRTISKKNNNIDTKVFALGGLNEIGKNMYCIEHDNELFIIDAGVKFAEEGLPGIDYVIPDYSYLKKNEKKIRGLMITHGHEDHIGGIPFLLQVVKIPFIYATPLASAMIKRKLDEKRLTNVTKIIQINDEYQIKSKYFNIGFFKTNHSIPESMGIIINSPNGRIVETGDFKFDLSPVGDVADYQKMSFLGETGVTLLMSDSTNSEVPTFSISEKKVANSVQEEFRKTEGRLIVATFASNVHRVQQIVEAAVKFNRKILVYGRSMENNIQVSRAMGYIKCPDRFFIKNDQAKKLPDNEILILCTGSQGEALAALSRIANGTHKYVKIKPGDTVVFSSNPIPGNAYSVNVVVNKLFRAGAKVLINTAFNNLHTSGHASQEEQKLMMLLTKPKYFFPVHGEYRMLKIHAALSQEVGVPAENSFVLSNGDTILLNNGEARLGPRIHVEDIYVDGNDISGLSTAVLRDRQILSEDGMVSILISMDSRAGKLLTHPVIISRGFVYMKDSFHMIREAEKLVENSLTKLLQGKTTFGEIKNTTRDILSSYFYRKTKRNPMIIPVIMNKKV; this comes from the coding sequence ATGGAAAAAAAGCCAAATACAAATAATAGAAAATCTGGCAAAACTAATCAAAGAAATACTAGTAAATCTAAAACAACTACTTCTAGAAGAACAATAAGTAAAAAAAATAATAATATTGATACTAAAGTATTTGCTTTAGGAGGACTTAATGAAATCGGTAAAAATATGTATTGTATTGAACACGATAATGAATTATTTATTATTGATGCTGGGGTTAAGTTTGCCGAAGAAGGATTACCTGGAATTGATTATGTAATTCCTGATTATTCATATTTAAAGAAAAATGAAAAGAAAATTCGTGGGTTAATGATTACTCATGGTCATGAAGATCATATTGGTGGAATCCCATTTTTATTGCAAGTTGTAAAGATTCCATTTATTTATGCTACACCGCTTGCAAGTGCAATGATCAAAAGAAAGTTAGATGAAAAAAGACTTACTAATGTTACTAAAATCATTCAAATAAATGATGAATATCAAATTAAATCTAAATATTTCAATATTGGATTTTTTAAAACAAATCATTCTATTCCTGAATCAATGGGAATCATTATTAATTCACCCAATGGTCGAATTGTAGAAACAGGCGATTTTAAATTTGATTTATCACCGGTTGGAGATGTTGCTGATTATCAAAAAATGTCATTTTTAGGTGAAACTGGTGTCACTTTATTAATGAGTGACTCAACTAACTCTGAAGTGCCAACTTTTTCAATTAGTGAAAAGAAAGTTGCTAACAGTGTTCAAGAAGAATTTAGAAAAACAGAAGGACGATTAATTGTTGCAACATTTGCATCTAATGTACATCGTGTCCAACAAATTGTTGAAGCAGCGGTTAAATTTAACCGTAAAATTCTTGTTTATGGACGTTCAATGGAAAATAATATTCAAGTTTCAAGAGCTATGGGATACATTAAATGTCCTGATCGTTTCTTTATAAAAAATGATCAAGCAAAAAAATTACCAGATAACGAGATTTTAATATTATGTACTGGTTCTCAAGGAGAAGCTCTTGCGGCCTTGAGTCGAATCGCTAATGGTACTCATAAATATGTAAAAATAAAACCAGGAGATACTGTTGTCTTTTCATCAAATCCAATCCCTGGTAATGCTTATAGCGTTAATGTAGTTGTTAATAAATTATTTAGAGCCGGAGCTAAAGTACTAATCAATACCGCTTTTAATAATTTACATACTTCAGGTCACGCTTCGCAAGAAGAACAAAAATTAATGATGTTATTAACTAAACCAAAATATTTTTTCCCAGTTCATGGTGAATATCGAATGTTAAAAATTCACGCTGCCCTGTCACAAGAAGTTGGAGTACCTGCTGAAAATAGTTTTGTTCTTTCAAATGGAGATACTATTTTATTAAATAACGGTGAAGCAAGATTAGGTCCAAGAATTCACGTTGAAGATATTTATGTTGATGGCAATGATATTAGTGGTTTATCAACTGCTGTGCTTCGTGATCGTCAAATTTTGTCTGAAGATGGTATGGTTTCTATCTTAATCAGTATGGATTCTCGTGCCGGTAAATTATTAACGCATCCAGTAATTATTTCCCGTGGATTTGTTTATATGAAAGATAGTTTTCATATGATTCGTGAGGCTGAAAAATTAGTTGAAAATTCTTTGACTAAGTTATTACAAGGTAAAACTACTTTTGGGGAAATTAAAAATACTACTCGTGATATTTTATCATCATATTTTTATCGAAAAACAAAACGTAATCCAATGATTATTCCTGTCATTATGAATAAAAAAGTATGA
- the argJ gene encoding bifunctional ornithine acetyltransferase/N-acetylglutamate synthase, with product MKIIDDGTVTLPKGFYGAGDHVGIKKEKKDLALIYSEVDALAVGTFTQNVVKAAPVLWDKMVVENYDSARVIAINSGVANACTGDEGIYNNELFASKVADNFGVKKEEVLICSTGVIGKQLPMDKIIEGIAKVKALLNDDQKSGEIVAQSIMTTDTKPKHIAVTIELGGKIVTIGACCKGSGMIHPNMATMLGFITTDCNISKELLNKALKEVITDTFNMVSVDRDTSTNDTVLLLANGLANNEKITSENDDYYKFKEALYYVSEYLAKAIAGDGEGATKLLEVQVHGANSIKQAKVIAKSVCTSPLVKTAVYGNDANWGRLLCAMGYSGEEFDPYNVDLSIASEHGTLQLVTKGMATDYSEELATKILSSSEVKAIIDIHNGEYKATAWGCDLTYDYVKINADYRS from the coding sequence ATGAAAATAATTGATGATGGAACAGTTACTTTACCAAAAGGATTTTATGGAGCTGGTGATCATGTTGGAATTAAAAAAGAGAAAAAGGATTTAGCCTTGATTTATAGTGAAGTTGATGCACTGGCAGTAGGGACTTTTACTCAAAATGTAGTAAAAGCAGCGCCAGTATTATGGGATAAAATGGTTGTTGAAAATTATGATAGTGCAAGAGTTATTGCAATCAATAGTGGGGTAGCAAATGCTTGTACAGGGGATGAAGGAATTTATAATAATGAATTATTTGCTAGTAAGGTAGCTGATAATTTTGGAGTGAAGAAGGAAGAAGTATTAATTTGTTCAACTGGTGTTATTGGAAAACAATTACCAATGGATAAGATAATTGAAGGGATTGCTAAGGTAAAGGCATTATTGAACGATGATCAAAAATCTGGAGAAATAGTTGCTCAATCAATTATGACAACAGATACAAAGCCTAAACATATTGCTGTAACAATTGAACTAGGGGGAAAAATTGTTACTATTGGGGCATGCTGTAAAGGATCGGGAATGATTCATCCTAATATGGCAACGATGTTAGGTTTTATTACAACTGATTGTAATATTTCTAAAGAATTATTAAATAAAGCTTTAAAAGAAGTGATTACAGATACATTTAATATGGTATCAGTAGATCGAGATACTTCGACTAATGATACAGTATTATTATTAGCTAATGGCTTGGCTAATAATGAAAAAATTACTAGTGAAAATGACGATTATTATAAATTTAAGGAAGCTTTATATTATGTTAGTGAATATTTAGCTAAAGCGATTGCTGGTGATGGTGAAGGAGCAACAAAGTTATTAGAAGTTCAAGTACATGGTGCTAATAGTATTAAACAAGCTAAAGTAATTGCAAAAAGTGTTTGTACTTCACCGCTTGTAAAAACAGCAGTTTATGGGAATGATGCAAATTGGGGAAGACTTTTATGTGCTATGGGTTATTCGGGGGAAGAATTTGATCCATATAATGTTGATTTAAGTATCGCAAGTGAACATGGAACATTACAGTTAGTAACCAAGGGGATGGCAACTGACTACAGTGAAGAACTTGCAACAAAAATCTTGTCTAGTAGCGAAGTAAAAGCTATCATTGATATTCATAATGGGGAATATAAAGCAACAGCATGGGGATGCGATTTAACATACGATTATGTTAAAATCAATGCTGATTATCGTTCATAA
- a CDS encoding DegV family protein produces the protein MSKVAIVTDSNSGIRQEEGKKLGIYVLPMPFTIDGETFYEDINLTHSEFFDKLMSGAEVFTSQPLVGDVSKLWDDVLKEYDEIVYIPMSSGLSGSCQTAIMLANEYDGKVQVVDSQRISVTQKWDVLDAIELSKQGKSAKEIKEILEANKLNASIYITVNTLEYLRKGGRITPAVAILGGMMKIKPILQIQGEKLDTFSKSRTLSKATKIMIEAIQKDIEERLDPIEKGKNVHICIAYTYDPQPALELKEELQQLYPNSNIICDPLSLSVSCHIGPHALAIAACKKII, from the coding sequence ATGAGTAAAGTTGCAATTGTTACTGATAGTAATTCTGGAATAAGACAGGAAGAAGGGAAAAAGTTAGGTATTTATGTTTTACCGATGCCCTTTACTATTGATGGTGAAACCTTCTATGAAGATATCAATTTAACACATAGTGAATTTTTTGATAAGCTAATGAGTGGTGCTGAAGTTTTTACTAGTCAACCATTAGTAGGTGATGTAAGTAAGCTATGGGATGATGTATTAAAAGAATATGATGAAATCGTATATATTCCAATGTCTAGCGGTTTAAGTGGTTCATGTCAAACCGCTATAATGTTAGCTAATGAATATGATGGAAAAGTCCAAGTCGTTGATTCACAAAGAATCTCAGTGACTCAAAAATGGGATGTCCTTGATGCGATTGAACTTAGTAAACAAGGAAAATCAGCTAAAGAAATAAAAGAAATTCTTGAAGCTAATAAATTAAACGCTTCTATCTATATCACAGTAAATACATTAGAATATCTTCGTAAAGGTGGTAGAATTACACCAGCTGTAGCAATATTAGGTGGGATGATGAAAATCAAGCCTATTCTACAAATCCAAGGTGAAAAACTTGATACATTTAGTAAATCAAGAACTTTATCTAAAGCAACAAAAATAATGATTGAGGCAATTCAAAAAGATATTGAAGAACGTCTTGATCCAATTGAAAAAGGAAAGAATGTTCATATTTGTATAGCTTATACATATGATCCACAACCCGCATTAGAATTAAAAGAAGAATTACAACAGTTATATCCAAATTCAAATATTATCTGTGACCCATTATCATTAAGTGTTTCATGTCATATCGGACCACATGCTCTAGCAATTGCTGCATGTAAAAAAATTATCTAG
- a CDS encoding ABC transporter ATP-binding protein, with amino-acid sequence MLVIKELSKKIGNKQILNNINLKIPKGSIYGIIGKNGAGKTTLIRHLVGAYRGDSGYVELEGMRIYENSHAKSRLVYIPDEFFDTFGSNVNDVKQLYQGLYPSFDEDRYYKLMKMFNRDDLQNFNNFSKGMKKQVMFILALSIMPEYLIMDEPFDGLDPNVRKIIWDILIQDVSERQMTIFISSHHLNELDSMCDHIALIDEGKIVFEESLDELKNDYHKLQIVLESGKDMYLLEKELNILSHQMMGRVHTLIVMGEYEKIDEIVSKYNPIINEALSLSLEEIFLYTMKGEYDEFI; translated from the coding sequence ATGTTAGTAATAAAAGAACTTTCAAAGAAAATAGGCAATAAACAAATACTTAACAATATTAATTTAAAAATACCAAAAGGATCAATATATGGAATAATCGGTAAAAATGGTGCTGGAAAAACTACTTTAATTCGACATTTAGTCGGGGCTTATCGTGGTGATAGTGGCTATGTTGAACTGGAAGGAATGCGTATTTATGAAAACTCACACGCTAAAAGTAGGCTAGTTTATATACCGGATGAGTTTTTTGATACATTTGGTTCAAATGTCAATGATGTAAAGCAATTATATCAAGGATTGTATCCAAGTTTTGATGAAGACAGATATTATAAGTTAATGAAAATGTTTAATCGTGATGATTTACAAAATTTTAATAATTTTTCTAAAGGAATGAAAAAACAAGTAATGTTTATTTTAGCTCTTTCAATCATGCCTGAATATTTAATTATGGATGAACCATTTGATGGTTTGGATCCTAATGTTCGTAAGATTATCTGGGATATTTTAATTCAAGATGTAAGTGAACGACAAATGACAATTTTTATTTCTAGTCATCATTTAAACGAATTAGATAGTATGTGTGATCATATTGCATTGATTGATGAAGGTAAAATTGTTTTTGAAGAGTCATTAGATGAATTAAAAAATGATTATCATAAATTACAAATTGTTTTAGAATCAGGTAAAGATATGTATTTATTAGAAAAAGAGCTTAATATTTTATCTCATCAAATGATGGGACGAGTTCATACATTGATCGTAATGGGAGAATATGAAAAAATTGATGAAATAGTCTCTAAGTATAATCCTATTATTAACGAAGCATTGTCCTTGTCACTAGAAGAAATCTTCTTGTATACGATGAAAGGAGAATATGATGAGTTTATTTAA
- a CDS encoding AI-2E family transporter — protein MNENKLNYRKILEIVILGIICYWGLNHYEMIFKSISKLISVIMPFILGFIIAFILNVLMIRVEKVLNKFFTTNKFQIIKRIASIILSILILLGVLLLVVKLVIPEISNAIKLITTSLPEVFETLEKWSKGDSGISLQLKSFFDTVDVQSLTSEFSEFAKIGFTGVLGSTVDILSMFVNGIFNIIVGFVFAIYILMSKETLKRQTRKLLSACLPPRITNKIIEIATISRTTFTNFIIGQTIEAIILGSLCALGMKIFGFPYAPMVGTLVGITAFIPIIGAFIGGGIGTFMIMTVDPMQALLFIIYLVILQQIEGDLIYPRVVGSSVGLPSIWVLFAVTVGGGLWGIVGVLFSVPTLSVIYLLLKEYINNRSKSLE, from the coding sequence ATGAATGAAAATAAATTAAATTACCGTAAGATTTTAGAAATTGTAATATTAGGTATTATCTGTTATTGGGGGCTTAATCATTATGAAATGATTTTTAAGTCTATAAGTAAATTAATATCAGTTATTATGCCTTTTATTCTTGGATTTATCATTGCTTTTATTTTAAATGTTTTAATGATCAGAGTAGAAAAAGTTTTAAATAAATTTTTTACTACTAATAAATTTCAAATTATAAAGAGAATAGCTAGTATTATTTTATCAATTTTAATTTTATTAGGAGTTTTATTGTTAGTAGTAAAATTAGTAATTCCAGAAATATCAAATGCAATTAAATTAATTACTACAAGTTTACCGGAAGTATTTGAAACACTTGAAAAATGGAGTAAAGGTGACTCAGGAATTTCTTTACAATTAAAATCTTTCTTCGATACAGTTGATGTTCAGTCACTTACAAGTGAATTTAGCGAATTTGCTAAAATAGGATTTACTGGTGTACTTGGTTCAACTGTTGATATTTTATCAATGTTTGTAAATGGCATTTTCAATATTATTGTTGGATTTGTTTTTGCAATATATATATTAATGAGTAAAGAAACATTGAAACGTCAAACTCGTAAATTATTAAGTGCTTGTCTTCCGCCAAGGATTACTAATAAAATTATTGAAATTGCGACTATTTCAAGAACAACATTTACTAATTTTATTATTGGTCAGACAATTGAAGCGATTATTTTAGGTAGTCTATGTGCACTTGGAATGAAAATTTTTGGTTTCCCATATGCTCCAATGGTCGGTACATTAGTAGGGATAACAGCTTTTATTCCAATTATTGGCGCTTTTATTGGTGGTGGAATTGGTACGTTTATGATTATGACAGTTGATCCAATGCAAGCTTTGTTATTTATAATCTATTTAGTTATTCTACAGCAAATTGAAGGCGATTTAATTTATCCAAGAGTTGTTGGTTCTTCAGTAGGATTACCTTCAATCTGGGTATTGTTTGCAGTTACTGTAGGTGGTGGATTATGGGGAATTGTCGGTGTTTTATTTAGTGTGCCAACGTTATCAGTAATTTATTTGTTATTAAAGGAATATATTAATAATCGTAGTAAATCACTCGAATGA
- a CDS encoding GntR family transcriptional regulator — translation MKIDNSSAIPIYEQIYKQLLEYITTGLMQPEEKLPSVRELSSDMHINPNTVVKAYRILEQQGFIYSIPGKGSFVSSKQNFQTQLFTEQINELIQEIVTKGKYIGISFEQLCDLIKQVWEEK, via the coding sequence ATGAAAATAGATAATAGTAGTGCAATACCAATTTACGAACAAATATATAAACAATTATTAGAATACATAACAACTGGTTTAATGCAACCTGAAGAAAAATTACCATCTGTTAGAGAATTATCGTCAGATATGCATATTAATCCCAATACAGTTGTTAAAGCGTATCGGATTTTAGAACAACAGGGATTTATTTATTCAATTCCAGGAAAAGGGAGTTTTGTAAGCTCAAAACAAAATTTTCAAACACAGTTATTTACGGAACAAATCAATGAATTGATTCAAGAGATAGTTACTAAGGGAAAGTATATTGGAATAAGTTTTGAACAATTATGTGATTTAATTAAACAAGTATGGGAGGAAAAATAA
- the argB gene encoding acetylglutamate kinase, with protein sequence MHTKEQNKAQVLVDALSYIQKFAGDTVVIKYGGSAMTNEVVKQSVLKDIAVLKSVGIKPVIVHGGGKDINTWLNKVGIESEFKNGLRVTTKETLEVAEMVLSGKLNKGLVQHMERIGTHAVGLSGKDGDMLTVKKHLSNGADIGYVGEIIDVKTDLIETLLLNGYTPIISTIGLDDKYNAYNINADDVATAIARALKASKLVFLTDIEGVLKDPNDPSTLISKIDTKSAKELFASGAIQGGMIPKLHNCIDAVQDDVKKVHILDGRMEHSLLIEIFTTNGIGTEIRK encoded by the coding sequence ATGCATACAAAAGAACAAAATAAAGCTCAAGTATTAGTTGATGCTTTAAGTTATATTCAAAAATTTGCTGGGGATACTGTTGTAATTAAATATGGCGGTAGTGCAATGACTAATGAAGTAGTTAAGCAATCTGTTTTAAAAGATATTGCAGTTTTAAAATCAGTTGGAATCAAACCAGTGATTGTTCATGGTGGGGGCAAAGATATTAATACTTGGCTAAATAAAGTAGGGATTGAAAGTGAATTTAAAAATGGATTAAGAGTTACAACTAAAGAGACTTTAGAAGTAGCTGAAATGGTTTTATCTGGTAAATTAAACAAAGGTTTAGTTCAACATATGGAAAGAATTGGTACTCATGCTGTTGGGTTATCTGGTAAAGATGGGGACATGCTTACGGTTAAAAAACATTTATCTAATGGTGCGGATATTGGCTATGTTGGTGAAATTATTGATGTTAAGACGGATTTAATTGAAACTTTGTTATTAAATGGATATACACCAATTATTTCTACGATTGGTTTAGATGATAAATATAATGCTTATAATATTAATGCAGATGATGTTGCAACTGCAATTGCTCGAGCATTGAAAGCTAGTAAATTAGTTTTTTTAACTGATATTGAAGGAGTGTTAAAAGATCCTAATGATCCAAGTACACTTATTTCTAAAATTGATACTAAATCAGCAAAAGAATTATTTGCTTCAGGAGCTATTCAAGGGGGAATGATTCCTAAGTTACATAATTGTATTGATGCAGTTCAAGATGATGTAAAAAAAGTTCATATTTTAGATGGACGAATGGAACATAGTTTATTAATTGAAATATTTACTACTAATGGGATTGGAACAGAAATAAGAAAGTAG
- the argC gene encoding N-acetyl-gamma-glutamyl-phosphate reductase, translating into MIKAGIVGATGYGGCELVRFLLTHKEVEIKWVSSRTYTDEEYSSIFGGYFNVLDQKCVDENIEAYLGDIDVVFFATPQGVCAKMINENVLSKVKVIDLSADYRIKNVDTYEKWYGIKHASPEYIKEAVYGLCEINRKDIKNARLIANPGCYPTCSILSIYPLAKAGLIDMDTLIIDAKSGVSGAGRGAKVANLYCEVNESIKAYGVTNHRHTPEIEEQLGYASNSDVILNFTPHLIPMNRGILVTAYAKLKPNVSMDEIEKAYHCYDDEYFIRVLKPGILPEVRNVKSSNFVDINYKIDKRTNRVVMMGAMDNLVKGAAGQAIQNMNIMFGFDEKEGLQLMPTVL; encoded by the coding sequence ATGATTAAAGCAGGAATTGTAGGAGCAACAGGATATGGGGGATGTGAATTAGTTCGTTTTTTATTAACGCATAAAGAGGTTGAAATTAAATGGGTTTCTTCAAGAACATATACTGATGAAGAATATAGTTCAATTTTTGGTGGATATTTTAATGTCTTAGACCAAAAGTGTGTTGATGAAAATATTGAAGCTTATTTGGGTGATATCGATGTTGTCTTTTTTGCGACACCTCAAGGGGTATGTGCAAAAATGATCAATGAAAATGTTTTAAGTAAAGTCAAAGTTATTGACTTAAGTGCAGACTATCGAATTAAAAATGTCGATACATACGAAAAATGGTATGGAATTAAACATGCATCACCTGAATATATTAAAGAAGCAGTTTATGGACTATGTGAAATTAATCGTAAGGATATTAAAAATGCACGATTGATTGCTAATCCAGGATGCTATCCAACATGTTCGATATTATCAATTTATCCTTTGGCTAAAGCGGGATTAATTGATATGGATACTTTAATAATTGATGCAAAAAGTGGTGTTAGTGGAGCTGGACGAGGTGCTAAAGTAGCTAATTTATATTGTGAAGTCAATGAAAGTATTAAAGCTTATGGTGTAACTAATCATCGTCATACTCCAGAAATTGAAGAACAGCTTGGGTATGCAAGTAATAGTGATGTCATATTGAATTTTACACCTCATTTGATACCAATGAATCGAGGAATTTTAGTTACTGCATATGCTAAATTAAAACCAAATGTTAGTATGGACGAAATTGAAAAAGCATATCATTGTTATGATGATGAATATTTTATAAGAGTTTTAAAACCAGGAATATTACCTGAAGTAAGAAATGTAAAAAGTAGTAATTTTGTTGATATTAATTATAAAATCGATAAGCGTACTAATCGTGTTGTTATGATGGGGGCAATGGATAATTTAGTAAAAGGTGCAGCTGGCCAAGCAATTCAAAATATGAATATTATGTTTGGGTTTGATGAAAAAGAAGGATTACAGTTGATGCCAACTGTTTTATAG